The Daucus carota subsp. sativus chromosome 9, DH1 v3.0, whole genome shotgun sequence genome window below encodes:
- the LOC108201975 gene encoding uncharacterized protein LOC108201975, which translates to MVRPLQIQASDHHSESSIGLAIGLFVSASVVATLCAKHARKISKNYSANSPKIDHALPLPEKNSSMQENYEQKMVPKSPLRSPKKFITSISNKAITPFLMYHKRGGDGDDDQASRGEKLLEEEGFGEGGLWQKDILMGEKCQPHEFSGVIYYDCDGNQISEMPPRSPRASTHVPAFSFPVVANDEH; encoded by the coding sequence ATGGTTCGTCCCCTACAAATACAAGCAAGTGATCACCACTCAGAAAGTTCCATAGGCCTAGCAATCGGCTTATTTGTATCCGCTTCAGTAGTAGCCACCTTATGCGCCAAGCATGCACGAAAAATCTCGAAAAATTACTCTGCCAATTCACCAAAAATTGATCATGCTCTGCCCTTGCCCGAAAAAAATAGTAGCATGCAAGAAAATTATGAGCAAAAAATGGTTCCAAAGTCACCCTTAAGGTCTCCCAAGAAGTTCATCACGAGTATTAGCAACAAGGCGATCACTCCCTTCTTGATGTACCATAAGAGGGGCGGAGATGGCGACGATGATCAGGCCTCGAGAGGCGAAAAATTGTTGGAAGAGGAGGGGTTTGGAGAAGGGGGACTGTGGCAGAAGGACATTTTGATGGGAGAAAAATGCCAGCCTCATGAGTTCTCTGGTGTGATTTATTATGATTGCGATGGAAATCAGATTTCTGAGATGCCACCGAGATCACCGCGGGCTAGTACTCATGTTCCTGCCTTTTCTTTTCCGGTGGTGGCTAATGATGAACATTAG
- the LOC108201418 gene encoding F-box/kelch-repeat protein At3g23880, giving the protein MASRLFRLTCLWLWRSKKNYSWPDYSSLPDEIQEQILLKLQCFKSIVTCTSVCKSWNALIKSRGFIAMHLSRPQSYAEYFLCSSYIEPHCHSILCYNSQRLESYRDLIFPVRWVKVLGSCNGLICYTNLDDGLCQIYLWNPTIQKLKILPKSNYFRERIAYGFWYDTYSNDYKVVKIYSGEISKVEVYSLSNNSWDLIATSGPSYTKTFFDNVVVHVNGTLYWLASDGKNWWDSYWRINSLNMKDLMFRDALLWPIGKSRSGGKFDMLGAGSRVILVFSSTHHLGIHVYDENLNELYRYESESSDIELEFLSPLGVRNSGNEVLFQKFGTDAPILVFDIRESKFKEFCSSTKSIIQAIPFVETLVLLDDGDSRSLPNARQQSVIRNATGCCFFSII; this is encoded by the coding sequence ATGGCCAGCCGGTTGTTCCGTTTGACCTGCCTGTGGCTGTGGAGAAGCAAGAAAAATTATTCCTGGCCTGATTATTCCTCCTTGCCTGATGAAATCCAAGAACAGATTCTCCTGAAACTACAATGCTTTAAGTCCATTGTGACATGCACTTCTGTCTGCAAATCATGGAATGCTTTGATAAAATCACGCGGCTTCATTGCCATGCACCTCTCTCGTCCACAGAGTTATGCAGAGTATTTTCTCTGCTCTTCTTATATTGAGCCACATTGTCATTCGATTTTGTGTTATAACAGTCAAAGACTCGAAAGCTATCGTGACTTGATTTTTCCTGTGAGATGGGTGAAAGTGCTTGGGAGCTGCAATGGGCTAATTTGCTATACCAACTTAGATGATGGTTTATGTCAAATTTATTTATGGAATCCTACTATTCAGAAATTGAAAATTCTTCCAAAATCCAATTATTTTAGAGAACGCATTGCTTATGGATTTTGGTACGACACATATTCTAACGATTACAAGGTTGTGAAGATCTATTCTGGAGAGATATCTAAAGTTGAGGTGTATAGTCTGAGCAACAATTCATGGGATCTGATCGCGACTAGTGGTCCTTCATATACCAAGACTTTCTTTGATAATGTTGTTGTACATGTTAATGGTACTTTGTATTGGCTGGCATCGGATGGAAAAAATTGGTGGGACTCTTATTGGAGGATTAATTCTTTAAATATGAAAGATCTAATGTTTCGAGATGCTCTACTTTGGCCTATAGGGAAAAGCAGATCAGGTGGCAAGTTTGATATGTTGGGGGCTGGCAGTCGTGTCATTCTTGTGTTTTCTTCCACACACCATCTGGGGATACATGTGTATGATgaaaatttgaatgaactctaTAGGTATGAATCCGAAAGTAGTGATATAGAATTAGAATTTCTTAGTCCACTGGGTGTGAGAAACAGCGGCAATGAAGTTCTGTTTCAGAAGTTTGGGACTGATGCACCAATTTTGGTTTTTGATATAAGGGAATCAAAATTCAAGGAGTTTTGTTCCTCAACCAAAAGTATTATCCAGGCAATACCTTTTGTTGAGACCCTGGTTCTACTTGATGATGGAGACTCTAGATCACTTCCAAATGCTCGACAACAGAGTGTCATCCGTAATGCCACAGGCTGCTGCTTCTTTTCTATAATTTAG